A window of Vigna unguiculata cultivar IT97K-499-35 chromosome 4, ASM411807v1, whole genome shotgun sequence contains these coding sequences:
- the LOC114182266 gene encoding UDP-glycosyltransferase 1-like: MTMKKDSIVLYSALGRGHLVSMVELGKFILSHHPSLSINILFLTPPPNQDTPTSPTAFTCAATAKYIAAVTAATPSITFHRIPQISLPTVLHPQALNFELCRATTHHFRRILNLISHFSNLKAVVLDFMNHTAARVTDALQIPTYFYYTSGASTLAILFQQIIIHESTTKSMKDLNMHITIPGVPTIHTDDLPDTGKDRQSESCQIFIDIGKCMRDSCGVIVNSCDAIEGRVMEAFNQGLMEGTTPPVFCVGPVISSEPCKGDDNGCLSWLDSQPSQSVVFLSFGSMGRFSRKQLREIAIGLEKSEQRFLWVVRSEFEEGDSGEPPSLDELLPEGFLERTKEKGMVVRDWAPQAAILSHESVGGFVTHCGWNSVLEGVWEGVPMVAWPLYAEQKLNKVILVEEMKVGLGVKRNKEGLVSSTELGERVKELMDSDRGKEIRQRIFKMKISAKEATSEGGSSVVALNELVQKWKAH, from the coding sequence ATGACCATGAAGAAGGACTCCATTGTTCTGTACTCAGCTTTGGGAAGAGGACACCTAGTTTCAATGGTGGAACTAGGCAAATTCATATTATCCCACCACCCTTCTCTCTCAATCAACATCCTCTTCCTCACTCCACCCCCTAACCAAGACACCCCCACCTCCCCCACCGCCTTCACCTGCGCCGCCACCGCTAAATACATTGCCGCCGTCACAGCCGCCACCCCCTCCATCACCTTCCACCGGATCCCCCAGATCTCTCTCCCCACCGTCCTCCATCCCCAGGCCCTTAACTTCGAGCTCTGCCGCGCCACCACCCACCACTTCCGCCGCATCCTCAACTTAATCTCCCACTTCTCGAACCTCAAAGCCGTCGTCCTAGACTTCATGAACCACACCGCCGCACGTGTCACCGACGCGCTGCAAATCCCCACGTACTTCTACTACACTTCCGGTGCCTCCACCCTCGCCATTCTCTTTCAGCAAATCATCATTCATGAAAGCACTACAAAGTCCATGAAGGACCTCAACATGCACATCACCATCCCCGGGGTTCCCACGATCCACACCGATGACCTCCCTGATACGGGAAAGGATCGTCAAAGCGAAAGTTGCCAGATTTTTATCGACATAGGGAAATGCATGAGGGACAGTTGCGGGGTTATAGTAAACAGTTGTGATGCCATCGAAGGGAGGGTCATGGAAGCGTTCAACCAAGGGTTGATGGAAGGAACCACGCCACCCGTGTTCTGCGTCGGGCCTGTGATTTCTTCCGAGCCTTGTAAAGGGGACGATAATGGGTGTCTGAGTTGGCTCGATTCGCAACCGAGTCAAAGTGTGGTGTTTTTGAGCTTTGGAAGCATGGGAAGGTTTTCCAGGAAGCAGCTGAGAGAGATCGCTATTGGGTTGGAGAAGAGTGAGCAAAGGTTTTTGTGGGTTGTGAGGAGCGAGTTCGAAGAGGGTGACTCGGGGGAGCCACCGAGTTTGGACGAGTTGCTGCCAGAGGGGTTTCTGGAGAGGACAAAAGAGAAGGGGATGGTGGTGAGAGACTGGGCCCCACAGGCGGCGATTCTGAGTCACGAGTCGGTGGGTGGGTTCGTGACTCACTGCGGGTGGAACTCGGTGTTGGAGGGTGTGTGGGAAGGCGTGCCCATGGTGGCGTGGCCTCTGTATGCAGAGCAGAAGCTGAACAAGGTGATTTTGGTGGAGGAAATGAAGGTGGGTTTGGGTGTGAAGAGGAACAAAGAAGGGTTAGTGAGTTCTACCGAGTTGGGAGAGCGAGTGAAAGAGCTGATGGACTCGGACAGAGGGAAAGAGATTAGACAgagaatttttaaaatgaaaatcagTGCCAAAGAAGCAACGAGTGAAGGTGGATCTTCTGTGGTTGCTTTGAACGAGTTAGTGCAAAAATGGAAAGCACACTAA